One window of Silvimonas iriomotensis genomic DNA carries:
- the dnaB gene encoding replicative DNA helicase, producing MTEHPTAPVPDTQPDSLRLPPHSIEAEQSVLGGLLLDNPSFDRIADILGEQDFYRDDHRRIFQHIVRLIEHNRPADVITVAESLDNNNELTYVGGLAYLGALAQNTPSAANIRRYGEIVREKSVMRQLASVANEIADAAYSPNGREATELLDEAESKVFQIAEQSAKGQQGFIAMPPILKEIVEKIDYLYRQDNPSEITGVASGFVDLDKMTSGLQPGDLVIVAGRPSMGKTAFSVNIAEHVGTELKKPVAIFSMEMGAAQLGMRMVGSIGKIDLHKLKTGRFEDEDWTKLTYAINKLSEAPIFIEETGALSALDIRTRCRRLARQHGQLGLIVIDYLQLMSGRAGAKDQNRATELGEISRSLKGLAKELKCPLIALSQLSRSVEQRTDKRPMMSDLRESGAIEQDADIIMFMYRDEYYNPDSPFKGLAECIVGKHRNGPTGKVPLVFIGKYSRFDNALVKPEGWSGDLE from the coding sequence ATGACCGAGCATCCTACCGCCCCCGTCCCTGACACGCAACCTGACAGCCTGCGCCTGCCCCCGCATTCCATTGAAGCGGAGCAATCGGTGCTGGGCGGCTTGTTGCTGGACAACCCTTCGTTTGACCGTATTGCCGACATTCTGGGCGAGCAGGACTTTTACCGCGACGATCACCGCCGTATTTTCCAGCATATCGTCCGCTTGATTGAACACAACCGGCCGGCTGACGTGATTACTGTCGCTGAATCGCTGGATAACAACAACGAACTGACTTACGTCGGCGGCCTGGCTTATCTGGGCGCGCTGGCGCAGAACACGCCCTCGGCGGCCAATATTCGCCGCTATGGCGAGATCGTGCGTGAGAAGTCCGTCATGCGCCAGCTGGCCAGCGTCGCCAACGAAATCGCCGACGCAGCCTATAGCCCCAACGGGCGTGAGGCGACAGAACTGCTGGATGAAGCCGAATCCAAGGTGTTCCAGATTGCCGAGCAATCGGCCAAAGGGCAGCAGGGCTTTATTGCCATGCCGCCGATTCTGAAAGAAATCGTCGAAAAGATTGATTACCTGTACCGCCAGGATAACCCGTCGGAAATTACCGGCGTGGCCTCGGGCTTTGTCGATCTGGACAAGATGACTTCCGGTCTGCAGCCGGGCGACCTTGTGATCGTGGCTGGGCGACCCTCCATGGGCAAGACTGCGTTTTCGGTGAACATTGCCGAACACGTGGGGACCGAACTGAAAAAACCGGTCGCGATTTTTTCCATGGAAATGGGCGCGGCGCAGCTGGGCATGCGGATGGTGGGTTCGATCGGCAAGATTGACCTGCACAAACTCAAAACCGGCCGGTTTGAAGATGAAGACTGGACCAAGCTGACCTACGCCATTAACAAGCTCTCTGAGGCGCCGATCTTCATTGAAGAAACCGGTGCGCTCAGCGCGCTGGATATCCGCACGCGCTGCCGCCGTCTGGCGCGTCAACACGGCCAGCTGGGTCTGATCGTGATCGACTATTTGCAGCTGATGTCGGGTCGGGCAGGGGCCAAGGACCAGAACCGGGCGACCGAACTGGGTGAAATCTCCCGTTCGCTCAAGGGTCTGGCCAAAGAGCTGAAATGCCCGCTGATTGCGCTCTCACAGCTGTCGCGTTCGGTGGAGCAGCGTACAGATAAACGTCCGATGATGTCTGACTTGCGTGAATCGGGCGCGATTGAACAGGATGCGGACATCATCATGTTCATGTACCGCGACGAGTACTACAACCCGGATTCGCCGTTCAAAGGCCTGGCCGAGTGCATCGTCGGCAAGCACCGTAACGGCCCGACCGGCAAGGTGCCGCTGGTGTTTATCGGCAAGTATTCGCGCTTTGACAATGCGCTGGTCAAGCCGGAAGGCTGGAGTGGTGATCTGGAGTAA
- a CDS encoding RnfH family protein: MSHDIVVEVVYATRDKQKLLSVKVPEGTTAEEAVRRSGILAEFPEIDLAVNKLGIFAKAVKPDTVLRQKDRVEIYRPLIADPKEVRRQRAAEGKVMKKGGGPAEE, translated from the coding sequence ATGAGCCATGACATCGTTGTTGAAGTGGTCTACGCCACGCGTGACAAACAAAAGCTGCTGAGCGTGAAAGTGCCGGAAGGCACCACCGCAGAAGAAGCCGTGCGCCGCTCCGGCATCCTGGCCGAGTTCCCGGAGATTGATCTGGCCGTCAACAAACTGGGCATCTTCGCCAAGGCCGTCAAGCCGGACACCGTACTGCGCCAGAAAGATCGCGTTGAAATCTATCGCCCGCTGATTGCGGACCCCAAAGAAGTGCGCCGCCAGCGCGCCGCTGAAGGCAAGGTCATGAAAAAAGGCGGCGGCCCAGCCGAAGAATAA
- a CDS encoding type II toxin-antitoxin system RatA family toxin: MQRIRKSLLVPHSAERMFNLVDRVEDYPKFLPWCGGIEVHERTDDVLDVTVHIEFLKVKTFFRTRDERVPHTRIDMQFADGPFKALHGEWTFTALDEDACKIEFALDYEFSNRMIEAVIGPVFSRITNTFVDAFITRADKLYD, translated from the coding sequence ATGCAGCGCATACGAAAATCCCTGCTGGTTCCACACAGCGCCGAACGCATGTTCAACCTTGTGGACCGGGTAGAAGACTACCCGAAATTCCTGCCGTGGTGCGGCGGAATCGAGGTGCACGAGCGCACCGACGACGTGCTGGACGTGACGGTTCATATCGAATTCCTCAAGGTTAAAACCTTTTTTCGCACGCGTGATGAACGCGTGCCGCATACGCGCATCGACATGCAGTTTGCCGACGGCCCGTTCAAGGCGCTGCACGGTGAGTGGACATTTACTGCGCTGGATGAAGACGCCTGCAAGATCGAATTTGCGCTGGATTACGAGTTTTCCAACCGCATGATCGAGGCTGTGATCGGCCCGGTGTTCTCGCGGATTACCAATACGTTTGTCGATGCGTTCATTACCCGCGCCGACAAACTTTACGACTGA
- a CDS encoding PhoH family protein: protein MATRKTKKSQETKLFVLDTNVMMHDPTSIFRFEEHDLFLPMMTLEELDGNKKGMTEVARNARQTSRFIEELIAGREEDLHAGVSLEDASKGQASGRLFLQTEAITSVLPSQLPMGKADNQILGVVHHLQQMQPKRQVILVSKDINMRIKARALGLAAEDYFNDKVLEDTDLLYTGMREIDQTFWEKNGKDLESWQEGGRSYWRLKGPEVIDLYPNQLLFQQGDRPMAARVVELEGKSAKIESLKDYSHQKNAIWGVTARNREQNFALNMLMNPDVDFVSLLGQAGTGKTLLTLAAGLVQTLESKIYSEIIMTRVTVPVGEDIGFLPGTEEEKMQPWMGALEDNLDVLNQTDAEAGDWGRAATRDLIRSRIKVKSLNFMRGRTFLNKFLIIDEAQNLTPKQMKTLITRAGPGTKVVCLGNISQIDTPYLTEGSSGLTYVVDRFKSWTHSGHITLQRGERSRLADYAAETL, encoded by the coding sequence ATGGCCACCCGCAAAACGAAGAAAAGCCAGGAAACGAAGCTGTTCGTGCTGGATACCAACGTGATGATGCACGATCCCACGTCGATCTTCCGGTTTGAGGAACACGATCTCTTTCTGCCGATGATGACGCTGGAAGAACTGGACGGAAACAAGAAAGGCATGACGGAAGTTGCCCGCAACGCCCGTCAGACCAGCCGGTTTATCGAAGAATTGATCGCCGGCCGCGAAGAAGACCTGCACGCCGGGGTCTCGCTGGAAGACGCCAGCAAGGGGCAGGCATCGGGCCGTTTGTTCCTGCAGACCGAAGCCATCACCAGCGTGCTGCCCTCGCAACTGCCCATGGGCAAGGCTGACAACCAGATCCTGGGCGTAGTGCACCATCTGCAGCAGATGCAGCCCAAGCGGCAGGTCATCCTGGTTTCCAAAGACATCAACATGCGCATCAAGGCGCGTGCACTGGGTCTGGCGGCGGAAGACTACTTCAACGACAAAGTGCTGGAAGATACCGATCTTCTGTACACCGGCATGCGTGAGATCGACCAGACGTTCTGGGAGAAAAACGGCAAGGATCTGGAGAGCTGGCAAGAAGGCGGCCGCAGCTACTGGCGCCTGAAAGGCCCGGAAGTCATCGACCTCTACCCCAATCAGTTGTTGTTCCAGCAAGGCGACCGCCCCATGGCCGCGCGCGTGGTGGAACTGGAAGGCAAATCCGCCAAGATCGAGAGCCTGAAGGATTACTCGCACCAGAAAAACGCCATCTGGGGCGTGACCGCGCGCAACCGCGAGCAGAACTTTGCGCTCAACATGCTGATGAACCCGGATGTGGATTTTGTCTCGCTACTGGGTCAGGCCGGCACCGGTAAAACCTTGCTGACGCTGGCAGCGGGCCTTGTGCAGACACTGGAATCCAAGATTTATTCCGAAATCATCATGACCCGCGTGACCGTGCCGGTGGGCGAAGACATCGGCTTCTTGCCGGGCACCGAAGAAGAAAAGATGCAGCCGTGGATGGGCGCGCTGGAAGACAACCTGGACGTCCTCAACCAGACCGACGCCGAAGCAGGCGACTGGGGCCGCGCCGCCACGCGTGACCTGATCCGCAGCCGTATCAAGGTGAAGTCACTTAACTTCATGCGCGGGCGCACTTTCCTGAACAAGTTCCTGATCATTGATGAGGCGCAAAACCTCACGCCCAAGCAGATGAAAACGCTGATCACCCGCGCCGGCCCTGGCACCAAAGTGGTGTGTCTGGGCAATATCAGCCAGATTGATACGCCCTACCTGACCGAGGGTTCATCCGGCCTGACTTATGTGGTGGACCGCTTCAAATCCTGGACCCACTCCGGCCACATCACCTTGCAGCGGGGCGAGCGTTCAAGACTGGCGGATTACGCCGCAGAAACGCTCTGA
- a CDS encoding cupin domain-containing protein has protein sequence MKVIAFSAHQPQPVTDYPRPERLVSGNPQRTTWLHYEHAANGFSSGIWASEVGSWRIEFGPAEEEFFSIIEGRARVYDEAGEFAEVGPGEALVIPAGFKGRFEVLEPVKKYFAIYEKTAD, from the coding sequence GTGAAAGTGATCGCCTTTTCTGCCCACCAGCCGCAACCCGTCACCGATTACCCGCGCCCGGAACGGCTGGTCTCAGGCAACCCGCAGCGCACTACCTGGCTGCACTATGAACATGCAGCCAATGGCTTTTCGAGCGGAATCTGGGCGTCGGAAGTCGGGAGCTGGCGTATCGAGTTCGGCCCGGCTGAAGAAGAGTTCTTCAGCATTATCGAAGGCCGTGCGCGCGTGTATGACGAGGCGGGCGAGTTTGCCGAAGTCGGCCCGGGTGAGGCGCTGGTGATCCCCGCAGGTTTCAAGGGCCGGTTTGAGGTGCTCGAGCCGGTGAAGAAGTACTTTGCGATCTACGAAAAAACCGCGGACTGA
- a CDS encoding type II asparaginase, translated as MLTKLFQRALFIAITCSATATWAADKLPHVVILATGGTIAGTGATSTTTVGYTAAKVGVEKLIEAVPELKQVANVSGEQVFQIASENMTNENWLTLAKRVNTLLKQSDVDGIVITHGTDTIEETAYFLNLTVKSKKPVVIVGSMRPSTAISADGPINLYNAVAVAGSPDSVNRGVLVAMNDEILGARDVTKTNTMLANTFRSPELGDLGYIVSGKPQYYRATTKKHTADTEFDISKLEHLPAVDIAYGSANANTLAIDAFVAAGDVGIVYAGTGDGSLATPVRARLTELRQKGIFILRSSRVGNGPTLRNGENDDDKTDFVVSDTLNPQKARILLMLALTKTKDTKEIQRMFYTY; from the coding sequence ATGCTGACCAAGTTGTTTCAACGCGCATTGTTCATCGCCATTACCTGCAGCGCCACGGCCACCTGGGCCGCCGACAAACTGCCGCACGTGGTCATTCTGGCCACCGGTGGCACCATTGCCGGCACGGGCGCCACCAGCACCACCACCGTGGGTTATACCGCAGCCAAAGTAGGCGTCGAAAAACTGATCGAGGCCGTCCCGGAGCTCAAACAGGTAGCCAATGTCTCGGGCGAACAGGTTTTCCAGATTGCCAGTGAAAACATGACCAACGAGAACTGGCTGACCCTGGCCAAACGCGTCAACACCTTGCTCAAGCAAAGCGACGTGGACGGTATCGTGATCACGCACGGCACCGACACCATCGAAGAAACGGCTTATTTTCTCAATTTGACGGTGAAAAGCAAAAAACCGGTGGTGATTGTGGGTTCCATGCGCCCTTCCACCGCCATTAGTGCCGATGGCCCGATCAACCTGTATAACGCCGTCGCGGTGGCGGGCAGCCCGGACTCGGTCAACCGCGGCGTGCTGGTGGCCATGAACGACGAAATCCTTGGCGCACGTGATGTCACCAAGACCAACACCATGCTCGCCAACACCTTCCGCTCGCCGGAACTGGGCGATCTGGGGTACATCGTCAGTGGCAAGCCGCAGTACTACCGCGCTACCACCAAAAAGCACACCGCTGATACCGAGTTTGATATCTCGAAACTGGAGCACCTGCCGGCCGTCGATATCGCCTATGGTTCGGCCAACGCCAATACCCTGGCCATCGACGCCTTTGTGGCCGCCGGTGATGTCGGCATTGTCTACGCTGGCACGGGCGACGGTAGCCTGGCCACCCCGGTACGCGCCCGCCTGACAGAACTGCGCCAGAAAGGCATCTTCATCCTGCGCTCATCGCGCGTGGGTAATGGCCCGACGCTGCGCAACGGCGAGAACGATGACGACAAGACCGACTTTGTGGTCTCCGATACGCTCAACCCGCAGAAAGCACGCATTCTGTTGATGCTGGCGCTGACCAAAACCAAAGACACCAAAGAAATCCAGCGCATGTTCTATACGTACTAA